A region of Opitutaceae bacterium DNA encodes the following proteins:
- a CDS encoding inositol monophosphatase has product MVASPTDSELLVRIAAAKSAVLAQTALLHREFGRVESRWKSDGTRVTAVDVEISENIFRTLSGAFPEDQYFSEELGGAPGPIPVTARFSWVLDPIDGTNNYAAGLAHCAIALALLENGMPVHGVIYDHSRRVLMHGGPGFGMMDGDRRAGVIAAEPTGQSIIGFHSPSERRFAPHAQSITAHFKLRALGSSALHLAYVAAGIFDGTVDHNVKVWDIAAAVPMVLAAGGRLVCFTGDVFPLREFDLGMGRIFYAAGGEKTVQALRRVLQPV; this is encoded by the coding sequence ATTGTGGCGTCACCAACCGATTCCGAACTCCTTGTCCGCATCGCAGCGGCGAAATCCGCCGTCCTTGCGCAGACGGCGCTGCTGCACCGTGAATTCGGCCGCGTTGAAAGCCGGTGGAAGAGCGACGGCACGCGGGTCACCGCTGTTGATGTCGAGATATCGGAGAACATTTTCCGGACACTCTCCGGGGCCTTCCCGGAGGATCAGTACTTCAGCGAGGAGCTTGGCGGTGCACCGGGTCCGATTCCCGTCACCGCCCGGTTCTCCTGGGTTCTCGATCCGATCGATGGAACCAACAATTATGCTGCGGGACTGGCGCACTGCGCCATAGCCCTGGCACTGCTTGAGAACGGGATGCCGGTTCATGGGGTCATTTACGATCACAGTCGTCGCGTGCTGATGCATGGCGGTCCGGGCTTTGGAATGATGGATGGCGATCGGCGCGCTGGCGTCATTGCGGCGGAGCCGACGGGGCAGAGCATCATTGGATTTCACAGCCCGTCCGAGCGGCGGTTTGCGCCGCACGCCCAGAGCATAACGGCGCATTTCAAGCTGCGGGCGCTGGGAAGCAGCGCGCTGCATCTGGCCTATGTCGCCGCGGGAATCTTCGATGGCACTGTCGATCACAACGTGAAGGTGTGGGACATTGCCGCCGCCGTGCCGATGGTTCTGGCGGCGGGTGGTCGCCTCGTTTGTTTCACCGGCGACGTTTTTCCCCTTCGCGAGTTCGATCTCGGGATGGGCAGGATTTTCTACGCCGCAGGTGGTGAGAAGACCGTTCAGGCGCTCAGGCGGGTGCTCCAGCCGGTCTGA
- a CDS encoding FmdB family transcriptional regulator yields MPIFEFYCPDNNRIYQFLAKTQAQAARIPKCPDNPKFRMQKIVSRFAVNTGVKEAPVAPTGPDSRAEDARSEAALSQVEREFEHLDEANPREMGKVLRRMAELTGEKIEGRMEEAVRKLEEGVDPDELEERLGGEDGGDTAESAEDSGKAPEDGGSGRARARRRKRRVDPVRDPRLHDYD; encoded by the coding sequence ATGCCAATTTTTGAATTCTATTGTCCCGACAACAACCGGATCTACCAGTTCCTTGCGAAGACGCAGGCACAGGCCGCGCGCATTCCGAAGTGTCCTGACAATCCGAAGTTTCGCATGCAAAAAATCGTGTCGCGTTTTGCCGTGAACACCGGAGTCAAGGAAGCGCCCGTGGCGCCGACCGGGCCGGACAGCCGGGCCGAGGATGCCCGGTCGGAGGCGGCGCTGAGCCAGGTTGAGCGTGAATTCGAGCACTTGGATGAAGCCAATCCGCGGGAAATGGGGAAGGTCCTGAGACGGATGGCCGAATTGACCGGCGAGAAGATTGAGGGGCGCATGGAGGAGGCGGTTCGAAAGCTGGAGGAGGGTGTGGATCCGGATGAATTGGAGGAAAGGCTGGGTGGCGAAGATGGCGGTGACACGGCCGAATCGGCGGAGGACAGCGGAAAGGCGCCGGAGGACGGTGGAAGCGGAAGGGCCCGCGCTCGCCGCAGGAAACGCCGCGTGGATCCGGTCCGCGACCCGCGGTTGCACGACTACGATTGA
- the dinB gene encoding DNA polymerase IV, which produces MSGFSTIVHLDADAFFVACEQARNPSLRGKKCAVGGRERGIISSASYEARACGVYTPMPTARALRVCPELILIPHTAGLYGTMSRRMFDLCETLTPLVQRNSIDEGYLDLSPCGHASPEALESDVRALQRRIWETLELAVSFGIARNKLVAQIASKLRKPRGFVVVAAGTEAEFLAPLPIGKLPGVGPKTEEHLVARGIRLVRDLFNRSERELKDLLGEGWQLMLARARGEDSGRVEVEREDAKSYSQQETFGTDISDFGEIVRIVKRMVDELMRGIRADHKRVKTMTIKVRYPDFTQASHGRSLDSATDLEVPFCSLVETLVREAWTQRRPLRLVSVRFSGVEDASAQMEMFAQADEKRRRLAQVLDGLNCKGRQTVVRHGHQLARRQDTD; this is translated from the coding sequence ATGAGCGGGTTTTCCACCATCGTGCATCTTGACGCGGATGCTTTCTTCGTGGCCTGTGAGCAGGCGAGGAATCCGTCGCTCCGCGGGAAAAAGTGCGCAGTTGGCGGGAGGGAGAGAGGGATCATCTCCTCGGCGAGCTACGAGGCGCGTGCGTGCGGGGTCTACACTCCGATGCCCACGGCGCGCGCGCTTCGCGTGTGTCCGGAACTGATACTGATTCCGCACACGGCGGGATTGTACGGGACGATGTCGCGAAGGATGTTCGACCTGTGCGAAACGCTGACGCCCCTTGTGCAGCGCAATTCCATCGATGAAGGCTATCTGGATCTGAGTCCCTGCGGACACGCCTCGCCAGAGGCCTTGGAATCGGACGTGCGTGCGTTGCAGCGAAGAATCTGGGAGACTCTGGAGCTGGCGGTTTCATTCGGTATTGCGCGCAACAAGCTCGTGGCGCAAATTGCATCGAAGCTGCGCAAGCCCCGCGGTTTTGTTGTCGTGGCGGCGGGGACCGAGGCCGAGTTTCTCGCTCCACTGCCCATCGGGAAGCTGCCGGGGGTGGGGCCAAAAACCGAGGAGCACCTTGTAGCGCGCGGCATCAGGCTCGTCCGCGATCTATTCAACAGGAGCGAGCGCGAACTGAAGGACCTGCTTGGCGAAGGCTGGCAGTTGATGCTTGCGCGAGCCAGGGGAGAGGATTCCGGGCGGGTTGAAGTGGAGCGCGAAGACGCCAAGAGCTATTCCCAGCAGGAGACGTTCGGGACGGACATTTCCGACTTCGGTGAAATCGTGCGCATCGTGAAAAGAATGGTCGATGAGCTGATGAGGGGAATCCGTGCGGATCACAAGCGGGTGAAGACCATGACGATCAAGGTCCGCTATCCGGATTTCACCCAGGCGAGCCACGGCAGGAGTCTGGACAGCGCGACCGACCTGGAGGTGCCATTCTGCTCCCTGGTGGAAACGCTGGTTCGCGAAGCGTGGACGCAGAGGAGGCCGCTCCGCCTTGTGAGCGTGCGTTTCTCCGGCGTTGAGGACGCGAGTGCGCAGATGGAAATGTTTGCGCAGGCCGATGAGAAGCGCCGTCGCCTGGCCCAGGTGCTGGATGGCCTCAATTGCAAGGGAAGGCAGACTGTAGTCCGACACGGTCATCAACTTGCCAGAAGGCAGGACACCGATTAG